A single window of Candidatus Flexicrinis affinis DNA harbors:
- a CDS encoding XdhC family protein, protein MDDVRAVLVAVGEAADGSEPFALVTVVSTQGSVPREAGAKMLVRQDGSVIGTIGGGAMEADAIQEALAALQDGRIREKTYTLNSLEAGDPGICGGTLRVVVDPVRPAPRLLVIGGGHVGSALCELAKWAGFQVILSDDRSDYCGPHIVPDLAGYVVCDPVDIVSRTVIDEGTFVAAVTRGLPVDERLLPALLATKAPYVGLIGSKRRIHLTREALARSGLGLDLLNRLRAPIGLDIEAQTPREIAVSILAEIIMIQRGGSGRSMSQQDT, encoded by the coding sequence ATGGATGACGTACGCGCAGTGCTAGTCGCAGTTGGCGAGGCGGCCGACGGGTCGGAACCGTTCGCGCTGGTGACCGTCGTGTCGACGCAGGGTTCGGTGCCGCGTGAGGCCGGCGCAAAGATGCTCGTGCGGCAGGACGGATCGGTGATCGGTACAATCGGCGGCGGCGCAATGGAAGCGGATGCGATTCAAGAGGCGCTTGCGGCTCTTCAAGATGGTCGTATCCGCGAAAAGACGTACACGCTCAACAGTCTCGAAGCGGGTGATCCAGGTATCTGTGGCGGTACACTGCGGGTCGTGGTCGATCCGGTGCGGCCGGCACCGCGACTGCTCGTAATCGGCGGCGGCCACGTGGGGAGCGCCCTGTGTGAGCTCGCGAAGTGGGCGGGGTTCCAGGTCATTCTGTCTGACGATCGCAGCGACTATTGTGGGCCGCATATCGTGCCGGATCTCGCCGGGTACGTCGTGTGTGATCCGGTAGATATCGTGTCGCGGACCGTGATTGACGAGGGCACGTTTGTCGCCGCGGTGACGCGGGGCCTGCCGGTAGACGAGCGACTGCTGCCCGCGCTGCTCGCGACGAAAGCCCCGTACGTCGGCCTAATCGGCAGCAAGCGGCGGATCCACCTGACGCGTGAGGCTCTTGCGCGAAGTGGTCTCGGGCTGGACTTGCTGAATCGCTTGCGCGCGCCAATAGGGCTGGATATCGAGGCACAGACACCGCGCGAAATCGCGGTGAGCATTCTTGCGGAAATCATTATGATACAGCGAGGTGGTTCAGGTCGATCCATGTCGCAGCAGGACACGTGA
- a CDS encoding LLM class flavin-dependent oxidoreductase, whose amino-acid sequence MFKRLGLFLPAQMPLPDAIRVVQYAELRGFEAVWQAERMLLRDSLVVLAALGAVTTRIKLGTSVLDPWTRNAGLLATSLVTLDELAPDRILCGLGGWTDAEAARVGIERDRPLLALREVANALSELIAGRSVSRSGEFVTLVSAQIPEHEMRLQSRRIPIYLGGTAPRTLALAGELADGALLNYLVTPAYTRAALDEIRRGAAVTRRPIEFVDRSQLIACSVNRNRAQAMSEARRFVAGAVLAQPALMQANGVATSLIDLVTRTAAESGLDEAARLVPEEVLLALMAAGTPDDVRRKVNDYLDAGATSPVLYCIGEDVRFMIDVFTDPYLS is encoded by the coding sequence ATGTTCAAGCGGTTAGGTCTGTTCCTGCCCGCGCAGATGCCGCTGCCTGACGCTATACGGGTGGTGCAGTACGCAGAACTGCGCGGATTCGAAGCCGTCTGGCAAGCAGAGCGTATGCTGCTGCGGGACTCATTGGTGGTACTGGCTGCGCTCGGCGCCGTGACGACGCGCATCAAGCTGGGTACGAGCGTGCTCGACCCGTGGACGCGCAACGCCGGCCTGCTGGCCACGTCCCTCGTCACGCTCGATGAGCTTGCCCCGGATCGAATACTGTGTGGATTGGGCGGGTGGACGGACGCGGAAGCCGCTCGTGTCGGGATTGAACGCGATCGGCCGCTGCTTGCGCTGCGCGAGGTGGCAAATGCGTTGAGCGAGTTGATTGCCGGGCGATCGGTGTCTCGCAGCGGGGAATTCGTAACGCTCGTTAGCGCGCAGATTCCCGAACACGAGATGCGGCTGCAAAGCCGGCGTATCCCGATCTACCTTGGCGGCACTGCGCCGCGTACTCTCGCGCTGGCCGGCGAGCTTGCCGACGGGGCGCTGCTCAATTATCTCGTTACGCCTGCTTATACGCGGGCGGCGCTCGACGAAATCCGGCGCGGTGCGGCTGTCACGCGCCGGCCCATCGAATTTGTCGACCGGTCGCAGTTGATCGCATGCTCGGTCAATCGCAATCGCGCGCAGGCGATGTCCGAAGCACGGCGGTTCGTTGCTGGCGCCGTGTTGGCTCAGCCGGCCTTAATGCAGGCCAACGGTGTCGCCACGTCGCTGATCGATTTGGTCACCCGGACCGCAGCAGAGTCGGGCTTGGACGAAGCGGCTCGCCTCGTGCCCGAAGAAGTCCTGCTAGCGCTGATGGCCGCCGGGACACCTGACGACGTTCGACGCAAGGTCAACGACTATCTGGACGCCGGGGCAACATCGCCGGTGTTGTACTGCATCGGCGAAGACGTCCGTTTCATGATCGACGTGTTTACGGACCCCTACCTATCGTGA
- a CDS encoding nitroreductase family protein has protein sequence MTFIANPDARERVESLRAIIYGRRSIRRYTGERVPRDVVTALLDSAIRAPSAHNRQPWRFAVIQDDAAKRSLAAAMGNRLRADLERDGVSQEAIEADAGRSYARLTGAPILIVLCLTMRDMDAYPDPIRAAHERTMAVQSVAMAGQNLLLSAHAYGLGACWMCAPLFCQDVVRTTLGLDADWEPQAIVAVGAPAESRSRSRNPLEESVVWR, from the coding sequence ATGACCTTTATCGCTAATCCCGATGCCCGAGAACGGGTCGAGTCGCTGCGCGCGATCATCTACGGCAGACGTTCGATTCGCCGGTATACCGGCGAACGCGTCCCGCGCGATGTCGTGACTGCGCTGCTGGATTCCGCCATTCGCGCGCCATCTGCGCACAATCGTCAGCCGTGGCGCTTTGCCGTGATCCAGGACGACGCGGCGAAGCGATCACTGGCGGCTGCAATGGGCAACCGACTGCGTGCAGACCTTGAGCGCGACGGCGTGTCGCAAGAAGCCATCGAGGCTGATGCCGGGCGGTCGTATGCTCGGCTGACCGGCGCCCCTATCCTTATCGTATTGTGCCTGACCATGCGCGACATGGATGCGTATCCCGACCCGATCCGGGCGGCCCACGAGCGCACCATGGCTGTTCAGAGCGTGGCGATGGCCGGGCAGAACCTGCTGCTCAGTGCTCACGCCTATGGGCTGGGAGCCTGCTGGATGTGCGCGCCGCTGTTCTGTCAGGATGTCGTGCGCACAACCTTGGGACTTGATGCGGACTGGGAGCCGCAGGCGATCGTCGCGGTGGGAGCGCCGGCAGAAAGCCGGTCGCGATCTCGAAACCCGTTGGAAGAAAGTGTCGTGTGGCGGTGA
- a CDS encoding xanthine dehydrogenase family protein, protein MTESTLKHVGRSVGRIDAYGKVTGETPYPGDITVPGQLWMKLRFSDHAHARVVSVDTSRAEAMPGVHAIFTARDVPKNEYGLIIKDQPVLCGPGSGIEGADIVRTTMDCVAVAVADSEAQAAAALAAVDIVYEPLPPVFDFRTAMEPGQPQLHAGNANNILCHFRIRKGVQQAGWDAADVVVEGVYETGYQEHAYLQPEAGLSYIDDEGRITVVVAGQWTHEDVWQISHALDVPEESVRVIYPAIGGAFGGREDMSVQIVLALAAQRLRRPVKIQWSREESILFHHKRHPFSIRARWGATLEGKLVAMEAEVLADAGAYAYTSTKVVANACLLVSGPYECPNVHVDTYAVYTNNIPTGAFRGFGGPQALFAAESQMNKLAEALDMDPVHIRMINTIREGSVTSVQTPLPPGVSMPQVFEQCALESYWTREGAWHKRDLEQPAEAWRKRGVGIAGGYKNVGYSFGFPEHSWAAIELHGKSTIDRVVLRANGADVGQGAHTVFVQMAAEAVGVPMERVELIASDSASVGSSGSASASRLTFMAGNAIRGAAEKALAAWKSEDRPAVGLFEYRPPRTSMYDPRTGKSEPNFAYGYTAQAVEVEVDIETGHIEIIRVVSANDVGRAVNPQLVVGQVEGAVVQAQGYAVMENLVTREGRILNPYLSTYLIPTIMDVPHEVKSVVLEYPDPIGPWGARGMAEMPLLPFAPALAAAVHDATGVWIDTIPMTPERVVAALRAAGIGAIP, encoded by the coding sequence ATGACGGAATCGACGCTCAAGCACGTTGGCCGCTCCGTCGGCCGGATCGACGCATACGGCAAGGTTACGGGTGAAACCCCCTATCCCGGCGATATTACGGTCCCGGGGCAGTTGTGGATGAAACTTCGCTTCAGCGACCACGCCCACGCTCGAGTCGTCTCCGTCGATACGTCGCGCGCTGAGGCGATGCCCGGCGTACACGCGATATTCACGGCGCGCGATGTGCCAAAGAACGAGTATGGGCTGATCATCAAGGATCAGCCGGTCTTGTGCGGCCCGGGCAGCGGCATTGAGGGCGCCGACATCGTGCGTACGACGATGGACTGCGTTGCAGTGGCAGTTGCCGACAGCGAAGCGCAAGCGGCTGCGGCCCTCGCGGCGGTCGACATAGTCTACGAGCCACTGCCGCCAGTATTTGACTTCCGTACAGCCATGGAACCCGGGCAGCCTCAACTGCACGCCGGCAACGCCAACAACATCCTGTGCCACTTTCGCATACGCAAGGGTGTCCAGCAAGCGGGTTGGGACGCCGCGGACGTTGTCGTGGAGGGGGTCTACGAGACTGGCTATCAGGAGCACGCCTACCTGCAGCCCGAGGCCGGACTTTCGTACATCGATGACGAGGGTCGCATTACCGTGGTGGTCGCGGGCCAATGGACCCATGAAGACGTCTGGCAGATCAGCCACGCGCTGGACGTCCCCGAAGAGTCGGTGCGGGTGATTTACCCGGCCATCGGCGGGGCGTTCGGTGGCCGTGAGGATATGTCCGTTCAGATCGTGCTGGCGCTAGCGGCGCAGCGGCTGAGGCGCCCGGTGAAGATCCAGTGGTCGCGAGAGGAGTCGATCCTTTTTCACCATAAGCGGCATCCATTCTCGATTCGGGCACGCTGGGGCGCCACACTTGAGGGGAAGCTGGTCGCTATGGAGGCCGAGGTGCTGGCGGATGCCGGTGCCTACGCCTACACGTCGACCAAGGTTGTCGCCAATGCGTGTCTGCTCGTCAGCGGGCCCTACGAGTGTCCGAACGTGCACGTCGACACGTACGCGGTCTACACCAACAACATTCCGACTGGGGCGTTCCGCGGGTTTGGCGGGCCGCAGGCGTTGTTCGCCGCCGAGAGCCAGATGAACAAACTGGCTGAAGCGCTCGATATGGACCCGGTCCACATCCGCATGATCAACACGATACGGGAAGGCAGCGTGACGTCCGTGCAGACACCCCTCCCGCCCGGCGTGAGCATGCCGCAGGTGTTCGAGCAGTGCGCGCTCGAAAGCTACTGGACGCGTGAGGGGGCATGGCACAAACGCGATCTCGAACAGCCTGCGGAAGCGTGGCGCAAGCGGGGGGTCGGAATTGCCGGCGGCTACAAGAACGTCGGCTATTCGTTTGGCTTTCCTGAGCACTCATGGGCCGCGATTGAGCTTCACGGCAAATCGACGATCGACCGGGTGGTCTTGCGGGCTAACGGAGCTGACGTCGGGCAGGGTGCACACACGGTATTCGTGCAGATGGCGGCCGAGGCTGTAGGCGTACCGATGGAGCGCGTCGAGTTGATCGCGTCCGATTCGGCGAGCGTCGGGTCATCGGGAAGTGCGTCCGCATCTCGATTGACGTTCATGGCGGGAAATGCCATTCGCGGTGCGGCTGAGAAGGCACTAGCCGCATGGAAGAGCGAGGATCGTCCGGCCGTCGGCTTGTTTGAGTATCGCCCGCCCCGTACCTCGATGTACGACCCCCGAACCGGAAAGTCCGAGCCGAACTTCGCGTATGGCTATACTGCGCAGGCGGTCGAGGTCGAAGTCGATATCGAGACCGGGCATATCGAAATCATCCGTGTCGTAAGTGCCAACGACGTTGGCCGCGCCGTCAACCCGCAGTTGGTCGTTGGACAGGTAGAGGGAGCAGTCGTCCAAGCGCAGGGCTACGCGGTGATGGAGAACCTCGTCACGCGCGAGGGCAGGATCCTGAACCCGTATCTGTCGACCTACTTGATCCCAACGATTATGGACGTCCCACACGAGGTCAAATCAGTCGTGCTGGAGTATCCCGACCCGATTGGACCGTGGGGGGCACGGGGAATGGCGGAGATGCCGCTGCTACCGTTTGCGCCGGCGCTCGCGGCGGCGGTGCATGACGCCACCGGCGTTTGGATCGACACGATTCCCATGACGCCCGAGCGCGTGGTCGCGGCGCTTCGGGCGGCAGGGATTGGCGCAATACCGTAG
- the yqeC gene encoding putative selenium-dependent hydroxylase accessory protein YqeC: protein MKFTDAFGIEKGAVVSLIGAGGKTSLLVGIGYELAEAGWRVLAAATVPVPEEQLSLFPAALHAETDPATVSRTLSEVRFVVLHGGIVRKRALAVDPGLLDALLDRIDSDVMLVEADTAAGLPLKAPHNGEPQLPKATTLVIPVASFAAVGQALNDENVYNAQAMIDRCGFPLNGSIRPSWIAQVIRDEQLGMSGVPRGVRTIAFFNQTPMTPYNRVRARIAAKIALRHSTLHAVALGEVRGHEPVREVQRPVGAVVLAAGMSTRMGQPKQLLPWRDNRTIIEHIVEQLIKARVDPIVVVTGHNAKEVKAVLAPWDVTVVNNRAYKTGEMLSSLKTGLAAMPAHTAAALMVLGDQPALQTRVVNRIVLTHAEAQHELIVPSYDMRRGHPVLIGRRYWNEIISLGPSTTPRVFFDRFADHIHYVEIDNDSILRDIDTPQDYDRDRGIDRGERRR, encoded by the coding sequence ATGAAATTTACCGATGCGTTTGGCATTGAGAAGGGCGCGGTCGTCTCGCTAATCGGCGCTGGCGGCAAGACGTCCCTGTTGGTCGGTATCGGCTACGAACTCGCGGAGGCAGGGTGGCGGGTACTCGCTGCTGCGACGGTTCCAGTTCCAGAGGAGCAGCTCTCCCTATTCCCTGCGGCGCTTCATGCGGAAACCGACCCTGCGACCGTGTCGCGCACTCTGAGTGAGGTGCGTTTCGTAGTGCTTCACGGCGGCATTGTCCGCAAGCGGGCGCTGGCCGTGGATCCCGGGCTGCTCGACGCGCTGCTTGATCGGATCGACTCGGATGTGATGCTGGTAGAGGCCGACACTGCAGCAGGACTGCCGTTGAAGGCGCCTCATAATGGCGAGCCACAGCTTCCCAAGGCGACGACGTTGGTGATCCCTGTCGCGTCGTTTGCCGCGGTCGGGCAGGCCCTCAACGATGAGAACGTCTACAACGCGCAAGCGATGATTGATCGCTGTGGTTTTCCCCTCAACGGCTCCATCCGCCCGTCATGGATTGCGCAGGTCATACGAGACGAACAACTTGGCATGTCCGGTGTGCCGCGCGGAGTTCGCACAATCGCGTTCTTCAACCAGACTCCAATGACCCCGTACAACCGGGTGCGGGCACGTATCGCGGCGAAGATCGCGCTTCGGCACAGCACCCTGCACGCTGTCGCGTTGGGTGAGGTCCGTGGACACGAACCCGTGCGAGAAGTCCAGCGCCCCGTCGGTGCGGTCGTGCTGGCGGCCGGAATGTCGACCCGAATGGGTCAGCCGAAGCAGCTGCTGCCGTGGCGTGACAACCGCACGATCATCGAGCACATCGTCGAGCAGTTGATCAAGGCGCGCGTCGACCCGATCGTGGTGGTAACCGGGCACAACGCTAAGGAAGTCAAAGCCGTTCTCGCACCATGGGACGTAACGGTTGTCAACAACCGGGCATATAAGACGGGCGAGATGCTGTCGTCGCTCAAGACCGGCCTTGCAGCGATGCCGGCGCACACGGCGGCGGCTCTCATGGTGCTGGGCGATCAGCCGGCACTTCAGACCCGCGTCGTCAATCGAATCGTGCTGACCCATGCCGAGGCGCAGCACGAGTTGATCGTGCCGAGTTACGATATGCGGCGCGGGCATCCGGTCTTGATCGGGCGGCGCTACTGGAACGAAATCATAAGCCTCGGGCCAAGCACGACGCCGCGCGTGTTCTTCGATCGGTTCGCGGATCACATTCACTACGTCGAGATCGACAACGACAGCATTTTGCGCGACATCGACACACCGCAGGATTACGACCGCGATCGCGGTATCGACCGCGGCGAACGCCGCCGCTAG
- a CDS encoding metallophosphoesterase family protein: MKILFVSDTVVAQLENAANLRRRYADVKLVVSCGDMSAAYLEFITSVLGVPLFYVRGNHDEMYDQEPPGGVDLHRRVVEFGGLTFAGIEGSIRYNQGKIQYDDWQVANMVARFGPSLLPRRYRRGYGVDVLVTHSPPKGIHDLDDRPHHGMRALLWFMRWYRPRYMVHGHVHTYDNRVKTRTDYLQTHIVNINPYTVLDIEPVARIEAH; this comes from the coding sequence GTGAAGATTCTTTTTGTCAGCGACACGGTTGTCGCTCAGTTGGAGAACGCCGCAAACCTCAGGCGCAGGTACGCTGACGTCAAGCTTGTCGTCAGCTGTGGAGACATGAGCGCGGCTTATCTCGAATTCATTACATCGGTGCTGGGTGTACCGCTGTTCTACGTGCGTGGCAATCACGACGAAATGTACGACCAGGAACCGCCCGGCGGTGTCGATCTGCACCGGAGGGTGGTGGAATTCGGAGGATTAACCTTCGCAGGCATTGAGGGGTCGATACGCTACAATCAGGGTAAGATCCAGTATGACGATTGGCAGGTTGCCAACATGGTTGCCCGGTTTGGGCCTTCGCTGCTCCCGCGCCGTTATCGCCGAGGGTACGGGGTCGACGTGCTGGTGACACATTCGCCGCCGAAGGGTATTCATGACCTGGATGACAGGCCGCACCACGGCATGCGGGCGCTGTTGTGGTTTATGCGCTGGTATCGTCCGCGCTACATGGTGCACGGGCATGTGCACACGTACGATAACCGCGTAAAAACACGAACCGACTATCTGCAAACGCATATCGTAAATATCAACCCGTATACGGTGCTGGACATCGAACCCGTAGCTCGAATCGAAGCACACTAA
- a CDS encoding FAD binding domain-containing protein translates to MWKTYHNVASADEAVDLLAQYGPRARVVAGATDLLIELERGTRPHLEALVDVSRVAELVGIEETADSLILGAMATHNDVVASDPIRRFALPLAQASWEVGAPQIRNRATIAGNVITASPANDTICPLMALDASVELRSVRGTRTIRLAEFYTGLRKTVMEPDELLVNIRVPKMTASQRGIFLKLGLRRAQAISVVNCTVLLTLDAASIVTDAVITLGSVAPVIIRVPDAELQLIGQPLTPEVMSRAARAAAAAPSPIDDVRSTAAYRREMIGVLVHRALRMLAQDASVAPPSDAAMLWGAEPHPVIQRASTLADGDRIEVEINGVPRRFDRGHDCTLLDFLREAADLPGTKEGCAEGECGACTVLLDGAAVMACMVPAVRAHGARVTTVEGLKVGDQLHPVQAGFIAEGAVQCGYCTPGFLVAGAALLHEHTEPTRAQIEQAFSGNLCRCTGYYKIISAMQSASQSHGVTEATDVSAD, encoded by the coding sequence ATGTGGAAGACCTATCACAACGTCGCCTCCGCTGACGAAGCGGTGGACTTGCTCGCACAATACGGACCGCGAGCCAGAGTCGTAGCCGGCGCGACAGACCTGTTGATCGAACTTGAACGCGGGACGCGCCCGCACCTCGAGGCGCTTGTCGACGTGTCGCGAGTGGCGGAACTGGTCGGCATTGAGGAGACCGCGGACTCGCTGATTCTTGGCGCCATGGCGACGCACAACGACGTTGTCGCCAGTGATCCGATCCGGCGCTTTGCGCTGCCGCTCGCGCAGGCCAGTTGGGAAGTCGGCGCGCCACAGATTCGCAACCGGGCGACCATCGCCGGCAACGTTATCACTGCATCTCCAGCCAACGACACGATCTGCCCGCTGATGGCTCTAGACGCGTCGGTCGAGCTGCGTTCGGTGCGCGGCACCCGTACCATCCGCCTCGCCGAGTTCTATACCGGACTGCGTAAGACCGTCATGGAACCGGATGAACTTCTCGTCAACATTCGCGTGCCCAAGATGACGGCGAGTCAGCGCGGGATTTTTCTCAAGCTCGGATTGCGGCGCGCGCAGGCCATTTCAGTCGTGAACTGCACCGTACTGCTGACGTTGGACGCCGCATCCATCGTGACCGACGCGGTCATTACGCTTGGGAGTGTCGCGCCAGTGATTATTCGCGTGCCAGACGCCGAACTCCAACTTATCGGGCAGCCGCTTACGCCCGAAGTGATGTCGCGCGCAGCACGGGCCGCTGCCGCGGCGCCGTCTCCCATCGACGACGTGCGTAGTACGGCGGCATATCGGCGCGAAATGATCGGTGTGCTGGTGCATCGGGCACTGCGTATGCTAGCGCAAGATGCAAGCGTGGCCCCGCCTTCGGACGCCGCCATGCTGTGGGGGGCGGAGCCTCATCCGGTAATCCAGCGTGCGAGCACGTTGGCTGACGGTGATCGGATCGAGGTCGAGATCAATGGTGTTCCCCGCCGGTTCGACCGCGGACACGACTGTACACTGCTCGACTTTCTGCGTGAAGCGGCCGACCTTCCGGGCACGAAAGAAGGATGTGCCGAAGGGGAATGTGGCGCATGCACCGTGCTGCTGGATGGAGCGGCAGTGATGGCCTGTATGGTCCCGGCGGTGCGCGCCCATGGCGCGCGTGTGACGACGGTCGAAGGCTTGAAAGTCGGTGACCAACTGCATCCGGTTCAGGCGGGCTTCATTGCGGAGGGGGCGGTGCAGTGCGGCTACTGTACGCCGGGGTTCCTTGTCGCCGGGGCGGCTCTGCTGCACGAGCATACGGAACCCACCCGTGCGCAAATCGAGCAGGCATTCAGTGGTAATCTATGCCGCTGTACCGGATATTATAAGATCATCAGTGCGATGCAATCCGCATCGCAGAGCCACGGGGTGACGGAGGCGACCGATGTTTCAGCAGACTGA
- a CDS encoding 2-phospho-L-lactate transferase: MAVSTELRVVLFVGGVGGAKLADGLSRCLPPGALRIVVNVGDDFRRYGLKICPDSDTVLYTLAGRVDPVNGWGVAGDTSTVLQALVEMGDDAWFRLTDNDLATHMYRTQRMADGATLTQVTAELVSAMGVDIDILPVTDAPVPTRVLTADYGELDFQEYFVRYRWQPEVKFVRYVGAEDASVTAEVAAAIDWATCIVLAPSNPWLSIGPILAVGDMRERLLARDVPRVAVTPIIDGKAVKGPAAKLMAEQGLEVSGRSVADFYGALLTDFIDDVRNPIFARDGMNVVQRDTLMLEPTDRMRFASELIGYIGEQIR, encoded by the coding sequence GTGGCGGTGAGTACAGAACTGCGCGTTGTGTTGTTTGTTGGCGGCGTAGGCGGGGCCAAGCTGGCCGACGGGCTGAGCCGCTGCCTGCCGCCCGGCGCGCTTCGAATCGTCGTCAACGTGGGCGACGACTTCCGCCGCTACGGGCTGAAGATCTGCCCCGATTCCGACACCGTGCTGTATACGTTGGCTGGCAGGGTTGACCCGGTAAACGGGTGGGGTGTGGCCGGCGATACGTCGACTGTGCTGCAAGCCTTGGTCGAAATGGGTGACGACGCGTGGTTTCGCCTCACGGACAATGATCTGGCGACGCATATGTATCGTACGCAGCGGATGGCCGACGGCGCGACACTCACACAAGTGACCGCGGAATTGGTAAGCGCGATGGGTGTGGACATCGACATTCTCCCTGTGACCGACGCGCCGGTTCCGACCCGAGTCCTGACAGCGGATTACGGGGAACTCGACTTTCAGGAGTACTTCGTCCGCTATCGCTGGCAGCCCGAGGTCAAGTTCGTTCGCTACGTGGGCGCGGAAGACGCAAGCGTAACTGCCGAAGTCGCTGCGGCCATCGATTGGGCGACGTGCATCGTCCTTGCGCCGTCGAACCCGTGGCTGTCGATTGGGCCGATTCTGGCCGTCGGCGACATGCGCGAGCGACTCCTTGCGCGTGACGTGCCCCGTGTCGCGGTGACGCCGATTATCGATGGCAAGGCGGTTAAGGGGCCGGCGGCAAAGCTCATGGCCGAGCAGGGTCTTGAGGTCAGCGGGCGCAGCGTCGCCGACTTCTACGGGGCGTTATTGACCGACTTCATTGACGATGTTCGCAATCCGATATTTGCACGGGATGGAATGAACGTCGTTCAGCGAGATACGTTGATGCTTGAGCCGACAGATCGCATGCGCTTTGCGAGCGAATTGATCGGCTATATCGGGGAGCAAATCCGGTGA
- the cofC gene encoding 2-phospho-L-lactate guanylyltransferase, producing MSVWVVLPVKPLNRAKSRLADVLSADQRQRFAEMTLRHILETTRSARQVTGTLVISRDNKVLSIARDFGARTVQESGQPALNPALMRATQLLASWNAGSILVLPADVPLIGIDDVTDMIRLAGTHEQCVVIATDRLHDGTNALLVRPPGLLEYDYGPGSYQRHLDQAHVLGVHVAEYHSHNLQYDLDIPEDIDAFYQAVFGRTVPDGVSLAEAFDELQSAFERRMMG from the coding sequence GTGAGCGTGTGGGTGGTGTTGCCCGTCAAACCGCTAAACCGTGCGAAAAGCCGGCTGGCCGACGTGTTGTCGGCCGATCAGCGCCAGCGCTTCGCTGAGATGACGCTCCGGCACATACTGGAGACAACCCGTTCTGCGCGGCAGGTCACCGGTACGTTGGTGATCAGCCGTGACAATAAGGTCCTGAGCATTGCTCGCGACTTTGGGGCGCGCACGGTACAGGAAAGCGGCCAGCCTGCGCTCAACCCGGCCCTGATGCGCGCGACGCAACTGCTCGCCTCTTGGAACGCCGGCTCGATCCTCGTACTGCCTGCGGACGTGCCGCTCATCGGAATTGACGACGTCACGGACATGATCCGTTTGGCGGGAACGCACGAGCAGTGCGTGGTCATTGCTACCGATCGACTGCACGACGGAACCAACGCGCTGTTGGTTAGGCCGCCCGGGCTGCTTGAATATGATTACGGCCCGGGCAGCTATCAGCGACATCTCGATCAGGCGCACGTGCTGGGCGTACACGTCGCCGAGTATCATTCGCACAACTTGCAGTACGACCTCGACATCCCCGAGGACATCGACGCGTTCTATCAGGCCGTCTTTGGCCGTACCGTGCCGGACGGCGTATCGCTCGCCGAAGCATTCGATGAGCTGCAATCCGCATTTGAACGGCGGATGATGGGCTAG